From the Mus musculus strain C57BL/6J chromosome 10, GRCm38.p6 C57BL/6J genome, the window CTGCAGTGTTTAAGAGAGCTCTGCTCACGGCCTTGGGACTACCTGGGTGGCTGACCAGCTCAGGGGTGGGGAGGCCCGAAGAAAGATGAGCAGGCGGTAACTTCGTGATGAGTTTTGCCAGGTAAACCATGAAACCTTTCTCTTCAGACACAGGAGAATTCGAAAACAAAATAATGTCAGTTGAGacgtgtgaggtgtgtgtgtgtgtgtgtgtgtgtgtgtgtgtgtgtgtgtgtgtttcatcttatATTTGACTTCTAAGAGGACTACAACAAGttgctcatgaaaaaaaaatgacaagaatGTTGTGTAAATAGGCCAAACTAATGGACACTGTTTGGATTCCCCTGGAGGGAAGAGTGATGTAGCTGTGATTGACAGGGCCCGGGGGGTGCTTCTCCTCTGCCTTAAGCTCAATGTAGTTACACAGCGTGTTCATACTGTAATTGTTCATCATGTTTTATACTTATTGACTGAGGTCTTTCCTGGGTGTGAGCTCTACTTCACTTAAAGACTGAAAGcccttgtttgtgtttgtgtatattgtcaGGCAAGGGTACTCAGCTTCCTTCTCGGTGGAGTCGATTTGGAACAGCCTGGGAACTAGGAAACAACTCTGTCTAGAATTGTCAGGGCTACCAGAGCCAGAACACGaggctctgtttgtttgtttgtttgtttcattctgCTCATCAGTATCTTGAGTGACTTCAGGGTGGACTCCTCGAAATACAGAATGATGTCACTTTGGGTGATCCATTGTGGACAGCCCTCTGTGAATAAAGGAAGTGCCGGCCGAGGCTGGGTACAACTGTGACATCATCTCTCCCATGTCCCTGTCCTGCAGAGAGAGGAGCGGTAGTGAAAGTTCACAGAGGAGCAATAAGAGCCAGAGTCAGCAGGCGGGGCCACATGATACCAGGGCAATAAGAAAGCTCGCAGGAAGCAGCAGCCTCTGCTGGCACTGGGAAAGCTTGGGGTGAGAGGCATTTGAGCAGCTCTCAGAAGCACTGGAGGATTTGGATAAGAAGTAGACAAGCGGGGAGCACTGTGAGAAAGTCCAGAAGGTGCTCACATTCTCCACTCAATGCCGACCAGCTCACTTAGGCTAAGCGGCATCCCTCAACTGCAGCTGGGGCTTGAAAGGTGAGCTGGGGTCTCGCTGTGGCTGGGTAGTGTGATTTCACCTGGGAGGCCTCGGGAATTGGAAAGTTACAATCAGCTCTGGTACCTCCAGCAAAACTCGGTTTCCAGCCTTATGGCTGTACAGCCACCATGAATTACCCCGTCTGTCTCAAATTAGCATTTTCTAGGTTTGGCGTATTTCTTTCAGTTGTTCTCATTTGGACCCATTGCTGTTCCTGTTCAGTAGTGAGCCACGGGTGCATAGCTTCTGTGAGCTCACTGTGACCACCCTCTTGGACAGCTAAAGACCTCCCTGTACCTGATACTCCTTCTTCCTGACCAAGCACAGTCATGGCCCCTCTGTCCTCCTTTATCTTGCTGTCTAGTCTCACGGTGGCCTGTGTCTATTTCCTTTCAGCCTGACTTGCATGATCCTTCATGACGATCTCTACCTAGATAAAGCAGCAAGAACGAGTCTGTTTCTTGGCAACTGTGTGTGGGAAGAGGGGAGTAAGAGAGAACACTAACTAACTTACACACGTTTTGCAAGAGGTTTTGCCGGTCAACCTTTGCCTACTATAGGACTCCCTTCTTCCTGATAAGGCTCTAGGCAGGGTTTAGGACCGTGGCAAAGACTTCATACTCTTGTTGAAAGTGGTCTGTATCGAGTCTGGGTCACTCAAACACTGTGAGGTCTGTCTGTTTAATCCCTTACTAACCTTTTGCTGCCAGATCCTTGGTCCTTTACAAGGTGGGAAGAGGTAACTTCTGCCAGCCATTACCTTGTCTCCTGTCCAGTAATGGCATTATTCTTATCAAGGGCATGTTAACTTGACAGCTGAGATGTTCCAGATTAAATATTATGATTGGAATTGGGTTCAGACTCTACCATGGCTCATTTTTCATCCTCTGAGGATGGTATCAGAATAAGAGGGTGAGAGGAGGCTTGGCCTCAAAGCCCAGCTCCACAGCACTCAGTTGCTACATGTGTGTCTTTAGCATGTTGCTACATGTGTGTCTTTAGCATGTTTCTTGCCTGGCTCGGTGATAAGGGTCAAACACGATAATCTCTATGAACACGTCAGCAAACTCGGTGCATGGGCTGGGTCTGCCCCTCCCTTTTCGAGCCCAAACTTCTAGCCCTGACCAGGATGCTAGATGCTActttatagggttttttttttgtcaggaCAACCTGGGAATGGGAAAGCAGGTGTCTGGCTGGCTTTGTATTAtcacagcagttctcagcctgtagGTCACAACCCCTCTGGGGAATGCCTACCAGATACTTAACatgatgattcataacagtagcaaaattacagttatcaagtagcaacaaaataacttcgTGGTAGGGGTCAGCACACCACAAGGAGCTGTATTAAAATGGTGGCAACATTTGGACTATATGATGATCTTCTGTTCACTTACTTTAATCACTGTGCTTGTAGtcaggaattatttattttcatatagaGATACCACTGTATTATTCAATTATCGAAGTTAATCATCCACCATACAGTTCTGTCACATCTGCTTAATGAATCTATTcgaaaaataattttcttgatgGATGTGTCTCCTTGTCTTGTTAAATGACTGAGTTCTGAATTAGGGGACTTGGCCATCATGAGGCACACCACAGTGAGGGTCACGGAAAGTTTCCCAAGTCACTTGGGAAACCAGAACTGACTGGCTTCCTCATTCCATTCTGCATTTTCTCCCCTGGAAATCAAGAGTTACCGCCTACAGACAGCAGATTGGATACGCTGGAGATGTGATTTTTGCATTACTCAGATATAGGCTACAGTTGGGCTGTCCCCCCTTCTTCAGCTTGGAGGGATAGTACAGAGTGTCCATCCTGCGACACAAGCTGTTTGGAAAATCTAGGGCTTGACAGATGTGCCACACGTACATGGACAGTTCCCTCCCATGGAACGTCTCAGTGACTTCAGGTGTCAATCTGGTTCCTTGTCTTTCAGGTGGACCGCCATGACATGAATACCCTCAGCCTACCCCTGAACATACGCCGAGGGGGATCAGACACCAACCTCAACTTCGATGTCCCCGATGGCATCCTGGATTTCCACAAGGTCAAACTCAATGCGGACAGCCTGAGACAAAAAATCTTAAAGGTGACGGAGCAGATAAAGATCGAGCAGACGTCCCGAGATGGGAACGTTGCAGAGTATCTGAAACTGGTCAGCAGTGCAGACAAGCAGCAGGCTGGACGCATCAAGCAGGTCTTTGAGAAGAAAAACCAGAAGTCAGCCCACTCCATCGCCCAACTTCAGAAGAAGTTGGAGCAGTATCACAGAAAGCTCAGGGAGATCGAACAGAATGGCGTGACCAGGAGCTCAAAGGACATCTCTAAAGACAGCCTGAAGGAAATACACCACTCTCTGAAGGATGCCCACGTGAAATCTCGAACTGCTCCCCACTGCCTGGAGAGCAGTAAATCTAGCATGCCAGGGGTATCCCTCACGCCCCCCGTGTTTGTCTTCAATAAGTCCAGAGAGTTTGCCAACTTGATCCGGAATAAGTTTGGCAGTGCAGATAACATTGCTCACTTGAAGAATTCCCTGGAAGAGTTCAGGCCCGAAGCCAGCCCCAGGGCTTACGGCGGAAGCGCTACCATCGTGAACAAACCTAAGTACGGCAGCGATGACGAATGTTCTAGTGGCACATCCGGCTCAGCGGACAGCAATGGGAACCAGTCCTTTGGGGCTGGTGGGACCAGCACCCTGGACAGCCAGGGGAAGATTGCCAAGATCATGGAGGAACTGAGGGAGATCAAGGTTACCCAAACCCAGCTGGCGGAAGACATCGAGGCACTGAAGGTGCAGTTTAAGAGAGAATATGGCTTTATCTCTCAgactctgcaagaggagagataCAGGTACGTACATAGAAGTCTCCCTCTGGGATTCCTTttagaagcaggaagcagaaactGTCTGCTCACAAGTGAAGTGCTAATGCATGTGTTTGCAAtagatacagatgtggatgcagaGACATTTAAAGATTGATAAATTCTTTCTATCCTTCATGATCCTAAGTTCCATAATTTCCAGTTTATAACTGACAATTAGAGGAAGACATTATATGCATTGGGTCTCTTAAAATATTGTTATCCAAGCCATGACTCACATGCCTAGTAAGAAATTGATTCAGCAGACGTCTGTGATGGCCTCATTACACTAATTTCCCTCCATCATAGCAGGCAAGTGGACTTAATTCGTTGGACAATGAGACAATGAGGTAGACTTTTATGTGGTATGTCAGtttgaaatatacatattttgttaattaagcttttgttaaaaaacacacacatggacTGGAGGGATGACTccgtggataaagtgcttgccatgcaagaatGAAGCCATCAGTCCAGGTACCTGACACCCATGCAGATGCTGGACATGACAGCACAGGTCTGTGTCCATAGCACTTGGGgcagcagagacaagcagatcctaGGCTGGACCTTGCTGGGCAGATCCTAGGCTGGACCTTGCTGACCAGTCAGCCTAGTCAGGGTCATTGAGAGACCCAAAACACCtggcatcaacctctggcctctacacacacccATATGCCCacatgtgctacacacacacacacacacacacacacacacacacacacacacagagcattttACTATAAATGAGTGGCTCTCAATCACCATCTTGAGATTATAGGTTCTGTAGCCTGGCATTTATGTGTTTatagttttttaaagaaagagtatAGATGACCAAATATGAGATTGTTTGCCCCATTTTGCTCCTATCCTCCCACCAAATTATTTCCATCAAAATGGGTTAACTTCAAAGACTGTGAAATGGATTGTAAACGTTTACTGCATACTAtaacatttaaattgtaaatttaACTTACACTCAATGTACAAGTTTTATGTCATAATTTAGAACATGGCTCTTTCTTATTTTTACGaaaggtttttttgtgtgtgtgtgtgatgtcaggatttgaacccagggcttcatcctGAGTAGGCTCTGTACCATGGAGACATATTACCAGCCTTGAAACTGTGTTTACCTATTGCTTGCATCTTACAAGaactgttattcttttttttttaatttttaaaaatttattattctCTCATATGTTTCATCCCAGctgtagtttcccctccctcccctccctcggTCTCTCCACACCTACCTCACCCCAGTTCAGCCCTCTTCACCAGAAacgagcaggcctcccagggacaccAAGCAAACACAGTGTCACcagctacaataagaccaggcacatttTCTCACATCGAGGCTGGGCGATGCaatccaataggaggaaaagggtcctacAAGTAGGCAAAAGACTCCGAGACAGCCCCGCTCCCACCATTAGGCaccccacaagaacaccaagccacACAACCATAACACACACGCAGAGGACCCCGGCCAGATCAGTGCAGGCTCCCTGATCTCCGTGAACCCACTTGAGTCCTGCTCAGTGGATTCTGTGGGCTGCGAGGAACTGTTTATCAAGTCATGGTGGCGTGAGACTGTGCTGACCGTACCTTCATCCAGATCGTTTGAGATACTGTATGCTTTGGATGCGTGTCTTATCCCAGATCACAAACACTCCCTTGTGTGAGCCTTGGACGGCCTGAGTCATGTGTCCTGCATTTGGTGATCCTCATGACCGAGCCATCAAACGCATTCCTTAACAGGTTAAAAGGCTCACTTAGAACAATGATAACGTTTGGCACTCAAGAAGCGGAAGATAATCGGTAAATCTGAATTAAGCCTTTTCACCTGTCAGATGACCTATGTCGATATCTATAGCTGGCCAGTCATTTCAGGATAAGACTTTATCCTTAGATACTGCAATCTCTTTCAGTTACTCAGAACAGAGTTTCAAGTGGGACACACATTCTCGTCTCTGATGGTGGCTGTGGGAAAGGAAGTGTCTGTCAGTTGTGGATTTTTGGATATGCCATAAGCCATCTATAATTTGTGATGAGCTTAAtcttaacatctttttttttttttttaaaaaagatgtgtttatttatattttatgtgtatgagtcttttgcctgaatggatgtctgtgcaccatgtgtgtgccatgcccatgagaccagaagagggcgacagattccccagaactggagttacagacagtgttagcccaccatgtaggtgctggggtttggacccaggtcctctggaagagcagccagtgcttttaaccgctgattttttttttattagcacTTAATAGTCTTAAGAGCTGAAAAAGCAGGTCTGGGTGTTTGCTGCGAGGCAGTGGGATTGCCTTCAGGAGTAGAAGCTAATCATACAAACTTCATTATTTTCTTGGTGGGCTGTGTGTGGCCACGGGCCCCTGATTACTATTGGGTAGAAAAAGGGATAGGCTACTGTAGGTGTGGCCAGTCCTGGCTTGTCCTTGCTGTACAGCTGTCTCCTAGCTAGAGGCAACTGCATCCCTGACAAACTCTATCTCTTACATTGACAGCCAGTCCAGGTACTGGGTCAAGCATGGGtgggaaaaatcaaaacagatttgATTTTGGTAAAGCCTGAAAGTTGAGGACATACAGTTAAAACTGTAGACAGAGGTCCCTCCTAGAATTGGGATTCAGGGGTGACAAAAATTGTGTTTCCCACAAATACACCAACTCTTTCAGAAAAACAGTCTTCCAGGGGATGAAAACAAGCCAAGGGCCCCAAGACAAAAAGGGACATCATTCTAGACCACGCCGTTGGAACACCTGTGCCCCGTGCTCACTAAGGCTCCTGTCTTTGTTAAGGTATGAGCGACTTGAAGACCAGCTCCATGACCTGACAGAGCTGCACCAGCATGAGACAGCCAATCTGAAGCAGGAATTGGCCAGCGCTGAGGAGAAGGTGGCCTACCAGGCCTATGAGCGCTCAAGGGACATCCAGGTATGGGTCCCCTCCTGGGCAGACCCCGGTGTAGGATTTTTCCAGGCTTTAATTCATTCAACAGCCTAACCCAGTACACTTCCCCAAGCATTCCGTCATGAGGGGCAAGATGTTCATTCTCTCTACATAGATATTTCCCATCCACCCCTTGGCCCTGTTGGCTTATGTTCCCTCTGTTACCCGGTTGCCTAACTAGTGGCTATACCACTAACCTAATTTCAAAAACTCCAAAACATTAAGAAACGTCACCTGTTAGGCAGCCTGCCTTCAGGAAGCTTCTTGCAGAGGCTGGAGTAGTCTAACGGTATACCAGATGGCTCTAGCAAGGACGCTACAGTGCCCCAGAAATCCAGTCCAGCTATGCTTGCTGGCCGGGataggagcagggagcaggggctAGCACTCGGACATTTCCTGGTAAATTTTGGTTTCGAGTCTATTATTTACCAACTGTTTGGCTCTGAGCAAGCCTTGAGTCTGCTTATCTATAAAGCAATTGCTTCGTATCTGTGAAATCGCCGAGCATGACTGCCAGCCCCTACTAAACCACTGTACTTGGTACTTACTCAATAGCCCTTTGTAATCGCTCTTATTGTTGGTCCTGTTTCTCAGATCTGGAGACTGAGGTACAAAAAGGTGAAGTGACCTGTACAAGGCCTTGCAAATTGTCCCTTAGGAGTGACTAAGAAGGCGGAACTGAAAGGGAAAGGCAAGGCCCAGAAGGTTAGCAGGAACAGATGTGTAGATCCATGTAACAGTTATGtcacaaacaaaagccagtgcTGAACTTGCTCCTGAGGTCCCCAGGCTGCTATGGAAGAGCCCTAGGCTTCTTGGTCACCTTTTGAAAGAAATCATAACAATAACCAAAATCAGTAATGCCCTTTTTCATATCTTCTCTGTAGTCGGTGGGAACTTTCTGAGCTTAAGAAAGGCTATCCACGCCCTGAACCCCACTTTACAAGGCAGTAGGCTGAAGCATCAGAGCACTTTCTCCCTGGGGCGCATGCTGCAGTTCCGCTGCAAGCATTTTGTTCTGCACCGGTGGAGTCTGGGTTTGCTGATGCCAGAGGTCTATTCAGACAGTTCTGGGAAGCAGGGCTTTAGCACTGATGGGAAACATTGTCCCCAGAGAGCAGAGGACACTGGGAAACTACTCTCTGTTCCCTGGGTGAGG encodes:
- the Tmcc3 gene encoding transmembrane and coiled-coil domain protein 3 isoform X1, whose protein sequence is MMLMRKEGMKVDRHDMNTLSLPLNIRRGGSDTNLNFDVPDGILDFHKVKLNADSLRQKILKVTEQIKIEQTSRDGNVAEYLKLVSSADKQQAGRIKQVFEKKNQKSAHSIAQLQKKLEQYHRKLREIEQNGVTRSSKDISKDSLKEIHHSLKDAHVKSRTAPHCLESSKSSMPGVSLTPPVFVFNKSREFANLIRNKFGSADNIAHLKNSLEEFRPEASPRAYGGSATIVNKPKYGSDDECSSGTSGSADSNGNQSFGAGGTSTLDSQGKIAKIMEELREIKVTQTQLAEDIEALKVQFKREYGFISQTLQEERYRYERLEDQLHDLTELHQHETANLKQELASAEEKVAYQAYERSRDIQEALESCQTRISKLELHQQEQQTLQTDAVNAKVLLGKCINVVLAFMTVILVCVSTLAKFVSPMMKSRSHILGTFFAVTLLAIFCKNWDHILCAIERIIIPR
- the Tmcc3 gene encoding transmembrane and coiled-coil domain protein 3 isoform a (isoform a is encoded by transcript variant 1), which gives rise to MPGSDTALTVDRTYSDPGRHHRCKSRVDRHDMNTLSLPLNIRRGGSDTNLNFDVPDGILDFHKVKLNADSLRQKILKVTEQIKIEQTSRDGNVAEYLKLVSSADKQQAGRIKQVFEKKNQKSAHSIAQLQKKLEQYHRKLREIEQNGVTRSSKDISKDSLKEIHHSLKDAHVKSRTAPHCLESSKSSMPGVSLTPPVFVFNKSREFANLIRNKFGSADNIAHLKNSLEEFRPEASPRAYGGSATIVNKPKYGSDDECSSGTSGSADSNGNQSFGAGGTSTLDSQGKIAKIMEELREIKVTQTQLAEDIEALKVQFKREYGFISQTLQEERYRYERLEDQLHDLTELHQHETANLKQELASAEEKVAYQAYERSRDIQEALESCQTRISKLELHQQEQQTLQTDAVNAKVLLGKCINVVLAFMTVILVCVSTLAKFVSPMMKSRSHILGTFFAVTLLAIFCKNWDHILCAIERIIIPR
- the Tmcc3 gene encoding transmembrane and coiled-coil domain protein 3 isoform b (isoform b is encoded by transcript variant 4): MNTLSLPLNIRRGGSDTNLNFDVPDGILDFHKVKLNADSLRQKILKVTEQIKIEQTSRDGNVAEYLKLVSSADKQQAGRIKQVFEKKNQKSAHSIAQLQKKLEQYHRKLREIEQNGVTRSSKDISKDSLKEIHHSLKDAHVKSRTAPHCLESSKSSMPGVSLTPPVFVFNKSREFANLIRNKFGSADNIAHLKNSLEEFRPEASPRAYGGSATIVNKPKYGSDDECSSGTSGSADSNGNQSFGAGGTSTLDSQGKIAKIMEELREIKVTQTQLAEDIEALKVQFKREYGFISQTLQEERYRYERLEDQLHDLTELHQHETANLKQELASAEEKVAYQAYERSRDIQEALESCQTRISKLELHQQEQQTLQTDAVNAKVLLGKCINVVLAFMTVILVCVSTLAKFVSPMMKSRSHILGTFFAVTLLAIFCKNWDHILCAIERIIIPR